Within the Periplaneta americana isolate PAMFEO1 chromosome 6, P.americana_PAMFEO1_priV1, whole genome shotgun sequence genome, the region tttaattattttaatttaaagtgaAACTTTCGATATCCCCCCACATAATACACGGAAGAGAAAACGTACTTAATTATTGAAACCttttcacattcctcggcctcacgtcacttagtTATCCCTTCAACTAACCTTGTTACCTAAGTCGACcgcctgtcacttagctatcccctcatttaacccataacGAAACGCAAATCAGACGTTAGTCGCGTGTGGTGAGATACCGAAAATggggccatcggcgtagctcagttggctaaggcgcttacctgtcgatacggagttgcgctcgggcgcgggttcgattcccgcttggggtgattacctggttgggtttttccgaggttttcccccaccttaaggcaaatgtcaggtaaactatagcgaatcctcggcctcatctcgccaaatatcaccttgctatcaccaatcccatcaacgctaaataacctcgtaaaaaataaaataaaatgaatatagagCGTGATACTAAGTACATAACTAACACTGAAGTATCTAGCCCTAATCTGGCCTACATACTGGTACAGAGTATATTTCTGCCTCTGTGCAATGTCATAGTGTATGGTGAGGGAGAAGAGAGAGAACAGAATGTttgcaatgctttttaatactctgatgcccacgaccaagataagccatttgaaatgTACCGGTCACTCACCCGCAGAGAGATACTGGTAATAAAAGAACTGTGCCTGTATTTCAgttatagatttattttttattgcataGTCAAATTGCCTTACCAGTACATCTTATTTTTTTCCTTACTGAATTAAAACTGATGTATacatagttatatataataaaagtgatataatacagttatatgaacactttttaatgattgaataaaattaataaaatcggttaaaagcCATActtgtttcggaggaatgctcctccatcttcagtggtagtaccacgacgctggtatagatgttcgaccgcgtaacgtagcttaaggaagactgacttttattatatataactatcttactcatgaacactgttgcatctgacctaacttatgtaatttaattatgtatacatACTTTCAAAGAGAGCCTTAAATTGTTCATAATTTTTATGCTTATTCTGTATCTAGTGAAAAGTTACATGAAAAAGATTATAGAGGACACGAGATCATTACGTTATAACTTCTTGTAAGAACTGATGGCCTGGTAGTTCAGTATGTAAAGGAACTACCCAAGGATTCGAAGATCTCGCTTTCAATCCTGGGTCATtgtgggatttttctcgttgccaaaatgTTTCTGGGGTCCAGTAAGCTTCCTGTCAAATTTTGTACTTAATATTTCCAATGTTTTGAAACTATTATAGGCTAGAGGTTCCATCATCAGAGCAGATAGTTAAGCCAGAGGGATCGCCTGTCTCAGTCGTCTGAGTAGAAAGGCATAATGAGCCAAACAGAGTAGGTAACTCGTTTGGTCTACCTATCTGccttgatgatggaacctgtatgtagttccggaGTGGAAATGTTAAGTTTCAGGACACAGTagaatacccaaaagtctatttctgattAGAATAACTGTTTAATTTAAACCTtagttaatttaaatataatagggCAAGTCcttgtttcataaaatgaatCATTTATTTTTCCCATCTTGTCTATGTACCGGTACTATAAGTGTATGCGTCTTGACAGTAACATTCAATATGTCTTTATTTCAGATGTTCAAAGATGAAGGGAAAGTATGTGTGTCCACGATGCAATATTCTTTATTGTTCATTGCCCTGCTATCAGTCAGAAGTTCATGTCAATTGTTCGGAAGCATTTTATCAGGATTGTGTTATGGAAGATTTGAAATCTCAGGACACAGATCCAGTTGCTGAAAGGAAAATGGCTGAGATTTTTAAAAGATTGCAACAAACAGAAGACGATGATGAAAATAATCTTGGTATGGGCAACATGTAACTTTAATAAAAATTGCACATCGGGGCCATTCTTACTATTTTAAGTAGCTTTATTATGTACTTTTAATAATACACCAATTAAttatcagtggcgaagctaaggtaaaatattgggtaggctgaaaaaatctgcttaccttgtatctttttatagaggagatgtttatcggcttttctatcaaatttttttgtgacacagaccccacaagaagatgatgaccactcattttcagaATATAGATAAAACCTATTTTTCTCAGCACAACCTGTTAGTCAAGGATATTTCTTAAAacaggaaaattgaaaatttctattttgtcttcctccatccgttattttaatatgtaaatgtggtgtcgatctcctatctttgtaagcacattttgtttcataccaACTTAAAAactgtttctcttttaattctacaaatattgACCTcagtgttctctcagtatgagccattttacgcaaaattaatatgtaaaacacacacgcacttttgattaaactaaactcaacaacgcagtgctttcagagaacaccaatatagcacgACGTAATATTGTGACGGAAGATTAGCCTCCCCGGTCctccctcaagcttgcgagtcaaggtcgtagccatgtcTTAGGAGGCTTTTGCCTTTAGCCTTACTGCTCGCACTGCTCTCTCCATAGTGGAAGGACTGCCAActgtgaatttaatatatggatCAGAGTGCAACTATTTGTTATGAtacatcattattacgaacttataggcctactgttactaggaataataactcaaattttttgggtagactaaacctcaaaagcctcttaagagcttcgccactgttaATTATTACAATTGGAATCTAAGTAAtcttttaaattttcaattatatttaattctgatacaatttatatctgTCTTCCCTTTTAATTAATGGCAGTAAACTATATTAAACATCCTTCATGTTACCTGTGTGTTTATTTGTCAGTGGGCATAAATTGTTAGTTTTATAAATACACATAACAATTATATTGATAAACTAGGATACCAGTAGCTCTTTATGTAGAAATGTTGGcatcaatattaatttaaatcttAATATTGCTCATAATATACGACTTTATTTTCAGattctgatgatgatgacagCATGCCTGACTTGCACGAGAGGATGAGAAATGTGAATCTAGATGATGCTGATTCTGTATGGGAAAAACTAACACCTGCAGAAAGACAAGAATTTGAGGAAATGTTACAGAGTGGAGATGCCAGTGAACTTGTAGCACCATGGGAACCGTGGTGGCTTTATAGGTTgtcattacaaataattattgtagtatattgccCGAGGTACATTCAGAAAGTAATTATCATTTGGGTATAAAAAAACTTATAACTTaatgtgttttttattattttttataaattaacacatttttttaatccATGGCACAAAACAGCCCATCATGGCCCAAGACCAACCAACCAATTGTTGGTCTCACTTCCACATGCCTTGGCAGAGATGAACCATTATCGAACAAGTACAGAAGTagtgtgtggttagcatgatgacccTCCAGTCATAGTTGGTTTTTGAAACCAGATTTCACTACCTGTCGCAGCTCCCCAAATTGACCACCTGTCCCATAACACTCACCAAAATtttatgaggactcgaactagtgcTCATTCTGTAACACAATTCCTAGACATGGTACCTTACATGACGATGCTACAGCATGGAAACTATAAAATCTACGTATCTTACTTAACTGATACATTTCAGTTTCTGTTAAGGTACCAGTTTTCCTATACCCTCTGCATAGAGGTTTGCCTTGTGCGTCATAAGCCAGTCTGATCACTTATGTTTGTCTCATCTCGTTCCCGAACTTCTATTATCTAAGGAATTTATTCAGCTGTAGGATgacttgaaaatattttcttgcaaGGCCTGGACTGTAGGGAGGATGTTTTACCAGTTTTTAGAATGAGCAGAGCAACTTTTGTTTATAGGGTTGCTAGACGTCCTGTAGTTTCCAAGGTTTCCCCTATTTGACACACATTTTCTCCAGTTTTCCAGTCTTCAATGAACTTTCTTACCACTTTCTCACAGTCCCATTACGTTTTATCCATAATGTTAGAAAATATGTCGATGAATATTTGCAGAACAAACATTCTGTGCAttcagaaattttattatcgactGGACTTCACAATTGGTGGATTCTTAAGTTGTCTAGCTCACAGTAAACAAATCCTGCAGTTTGTACTTGAGCAGGAGAATAAGTTTACATGTAAAGCTCAGATATCTGAACATGTGCAGATATAATATCTTGTCGCCTTCGGTAGCATTGTtgatatagtgctggccttctatgctcgaggttgcgggttcgatcccatccaaggtcgatggcatttaagtgtgtttaaatgcgacaggctgatatcagtagacttactggcatgtaaaagaactcttgcaggacaaaaattccagcacaccggcgacgctcatatgacctctccagttgcgagcgtcgttaaataaatcataactttttttataatatatataaaagacATATAAAAGTAAAGTTAATCCCTTGACAGGCCAAATCGACCCAGAGAGTGGCGAGAAGTTATGGCTCTCACCTTTACAGACCATCAGCATTTAATGGCattagggatgtcagtcctacatgGCTGCCACCTTTACCAACAAAGAAATgctcctggtactcatttctgttcgGGCTGAGTAGATCCCAGGGCCATAGtgctgctggaaggatcgatagAAAACTCCATgactccatcgggaatcgaacccgcgaccttcttCCTTGCAGTGTTATGTCTCAACTGTGATGCTACCACACGTCCCACAGAAGATATATGCTGTCGGTAATTATTTTCTGGATGGGCCTGATATAATGAAACGAAAGTAGCCTATGTCACTTTCATAAAGCTCAAGAATGacgattttatagtgcatgaatgctaaataaatgtaaaatctaaatttacataacatattatacatttatgGTTAATATACATTGTAAGTAAATTAGCTAATGGCAAAGGGTTCAAACTATACAGATATAATGCTGTAATTCCTTTGTGATGTTCTTTTGTAATTTCATCTCAAAATGTAATTAGTTGTATTTGTTTCAATTACAGAAAGAAGAAAGTTCTGGTTGAAGAAATGGAAACTGAATATCCAGACTATAGAGTGAACTGCccaaaaataaagaataatgtgCCTTCTTTTCACCAGATTTCGGTAAAATTTAATTAAGGTGTTAatgtattacatataaatgaaatatagaCTCTTAATGCTTCCTAACAGTTTTAGTGTGTTTATCGACAGTAGGTATCATAAACTTTCTGAAGTTTTGTATAATTCAGTTTCTGTTTCTCaacaaaatgttttctttttacaGAAAACTGCTCCATCACCATGTGTGAAATTCAACATTCTTAATCTGATTGGTGCTTATTGTTACACATCTCGATTCTTCAATGGTGAACATCACAGTATGCCTGCAGAGGCTTGCAGCACTTTTGTGAGCCTCTCTGGAAATCTGAGTCTCAATCACACTTATGATTCAGCTGTTATTGCTGTTGAGGCTGTAGCACATGAGGCTGTTAATGTGCGTACACATATATATGTCTTATTTTCCTCACTTTCCCTCTCTTCCTCTCCTTCCTTCCCCCTCCCACTTAGTCTCTGTTAATTCATGGAATTCAGCTTTTCTGTTTGTACTGTATCATTGAATTAAATGTCGAAACAGTTATTCAGTGTCGCAACATcaacaattatattttaaatttaaaggtaTCATTATGCTACACACGATGCTCGTCTTTTTACGAGCATCTGCGAGGAGTTCTTTTCCAATTGGAGAGAACTCTAGTGGTCGCTGAAGTAATTTCTGACAAGTTGTAGAAGCAGACGATTTTCTTACAACCAGGTGATATCAAAGTGAAGTATCACTTGAATTTGGTTTGCAATAAATAATTCTTGCAAGTTGTAAAATCAGGTGACTTACAATTAGCTAATGTCAAAGTGAAGTAAAATTACAGAATGCATAGTAATCTACCTACATGCAAACACTTTAGTAACGTGGGAAACCTGACTGAACATGAAAAGAATATACATAATATTTTTCGACTTCCAAGTTTGCAATGACATGTCCGAAGAATTGCAGTTGGGTAGTAACTTAAACCATTTTGCCACAAGTTTTGTTCACAGTAAAATATTAGAGAGCTATGAAAGGAAGGCAAATTTTCAATGGAAAATGAATTGGTGTCAACATGATGAGTCTCCAGTTCACTTCGGTGGCCTAGTCCACGAATTTCTTAACACTACTTTCAGCAATCAGCGGATAGGCCAGGAAGAACCTGTGGATTGGCTTGCAAGATTTCCAGATCTCTCCCTATTGGACTTCTTTCAGGGACATTACAAGAAAATCTAGGTTCATTCTACACCTTTTGACTCTGTAATGGATCTTGTTGTATGTATCGCTGTAGCAGCCGCAACCATCCAGAGGACATCTCACATTTTTCAGTGAGCAGGAGAATCTCTACTGCCTCTTTGGCAGTTACTTTGAACACTTGTTTTAAAATGCATAACTCAGTActtattgtcacaattaatgtagAATATTTCCAACCAAACCTAAAAATGTTCtacaatctcttaagaattatgaAGGTTGACTAGTCGCTCCATGCCAATTCTAGACCCATGGTTATTTAACAAAAAAACATTGTTTTGATCTTTGCTATTATGCCTAGCAGTTTTGGGCATCGAAATT harbors:
- the LOC138701087 gene encoding zinc finger HIT domain-containing protein 2 isoform X1; its protein translation is MAESINSDSSLCKICSKMKGKYVCPRCNILYCSLPCYQSEVHVNCSEAFYQDCVMEDLKSQDTDPVAERKMAEIFKRLQQTEDDDENNLDSDDDDSMPDLHERMRNVNLDDADSVWEKLTPAERQEFEEMLQSGDASELVAPWEPWWLYRKKKVLVEEMETEYPDYRVNCPKIKNNVPSFHQISKTAPSPCVKFNILNLIGAYCYTSRFFNGEHHSMPAEACSTFVSLSGNLSLNHTYDSAVIAVEAVAHEAVNCTWISGSNESVNCMKEDVQCILTGPEDINCTFYLLAALSDMYQLMTEAKRSKCSDADAVKKTGEFSKKFSDQSSVSLVQKDKLKLYTKKLEYYLSWSQAFGSEICCLTLHI
- the LOC138701087 gene encoding zinc finger HIT domain-containing protein 2 isoform X2 codes for the protein MKGKYVCPRCNILYCSLPCYQSEVHVNCSEAFYQDCVMEDLKSQDTDPVAERKMAEIFKRLQQTEDDDENNLDSDDDDSMPDLHERMRNVNLDDADSVWEKLTPAERQEFEEMLQSGDASELVAPWEPWWLYRKKKVLVEEMETEYPDYRVNCPKIKNNVPSFHQISKTAPSPCVKFNILNLIGAYCYTSRFFNGEHHSMPAEACSTFVSLSGNLSLNHTYDSAVIAVEAVAHEAVNCTWISGSNESVNCMKEDVQCILTGPEDINCTFYLLAALSDMYQLMTEAKRSKCSDADAVKKTGEFSKKFSDQSSVSLVQKDKLKLYTKKLEYYLSWSQAFGSEICCLTLHI